One genomic segment of Hevea brasiliensis isolate MT/VB/25A 57/8 chromosome 3, ASM3005281v1, whole genome shotgun sequence includes these proteins:
- the LOC131178372 gene encoding uncharacterized protein LOC131178372 encodes MKSIMRKRFVPSHYYRELHQRLQRLTQGSKSVEDYHKEMEIAMIRANVEEDREATMARFLNGLNKEIAHIVELHHYVELEDMVHMAMKVERQLKSKSKFGGNAGTSSSWKSNWKKEELILYWRRLFPTVRL; translated from the exons atgaaatctataatgaggaagagatttgttcctagtcattactatagagagctacatcagaggttacaaagattgactcaaggttctaaaagtgttgaagattatcataaagaaatggaaattgctatgattagagcaaatgtggaggaggatagagaagccaccatggctagattcttgaatgggctaaacaaggagattgctcatattgttgagttacatcactatgttgagttggaggatatggtccacatggctatgaaggtagaaaggcaacttaaaagcaagtcaaaatttggaggaaatgcaggtacttcttcatcttggaagtctaactggaagaaggagga attgattttgtactgGAGGCGATTATTCCCAACCGTCCGCCTATAG